One window of Microbacterium sediminis genomic DNA carries:
- a CDS encoding ATP-binding protein, producing MRLRTQLVLLQVVIVLVIVLTVGIAALWMQENQIREASQDRMIAVAQSVAQLPTVLEAYDDPDPSAVIQPIAELIRESSDVAYVVVTDDAGIRFSHTNPERIGEPVSTDPSVALSGQMFTGTETGTLGESWRVKVPVFGDDGDVMGQVSVGILESDLRADFLGDITVVLVALGAATVLGVVASTAIARLVRRRIYGLEPEEIRGLLETQEATLHGIREGLIAFDAEGRVSLCNDAAARLLDLASPDSAIGVAAGDLLDDDLAGLIDDARGDAVPQRLILSGERVLVARAAPVRVHGREVGTVVILMDRTELDHALQQLAGAQSLTEGLRAQQHEFANTLHTLGGLLELGETDAAMRMIQRNGDGGAITHLDAHDGIHDIEVAALLLAKRARARELGVALNVTADSYLPEADGGSADIVTVVGNLVDNALDAAGRGGSVTLRVIERDGAVEIVVDDDGPGIPADRRGRVFTLGYSTKGGSGQRGYGLTLVARVLERSGGTVSVSESAAGGARFAVLLPRPAVVSGRVSSGAA from the coding sequence ATGAGGCTTCGCACGCAGCTCGTGCTGCTGCAGGTCGTCATCGTGCTCGTGATCGTCCTCACCGTCGGGATCGCGGCGCTCTGGATGCAGGAGAACCAGATCCGCGAGGCCTCCCAGGACCGGATGATCGCCGTCGCCCAGTCGGTCGCGCAGCTGCCGACCGTGCTCGAGGCCTACGACGATCCCGATCCGTCGGCCGTGATCCAGCCGATCGCGGAGCTCATCCGCGAGTCGTCCGACGTCGCGTACGTCGTGGTCACCGACGACGCGGGCATCCGCTTCTCGCACACCAACCCGGAGCGGATCGGCGAGCCGGTGTCCACCGACCCCAGCGTCGCCCTGTCCGGCCAGATGTTCACGGGCACGGAGACCGGCACGCTCGGCGAGTCGTGGCGAGTGAAGGTGCCGGTGTTCGGCGACGACGGCGACGTCATGGGGCAGGTGTCGGTCGGCATCCTCGAATCGGACCTCCGAGCCGACTTCCTCGGCGACATCACCGTGGTGCTCGTCGCGCTGGGAGCCGCGACGGTGCTCGGGGTCGTGGCGTCCACAGCGATCGCGCGCCTGGTGCGCCGCCGGATCTACGGGCTCGAGCCGGAGGAGATCCGCGGGCTGCTCGAGACCCAGGAGGCGACTCTGCACGGCATCCGCGAGGGCCTGATCGCCTTCGATGCCGAAGGTCGCGTCTCGCTCTGCAACGACGCGGCCGCCCGGCTGCTCGATCTGGCCTCGCCCGACAGCGCGATCGGCGTCGCCGCGGGGGATCTGCTCGACGACGACCTCGCCGGGCTGATCGACGACGCGCGCGGCGACGCCGTGCCGCAGCGGCTGATCCTCTCGGGCGAGCGCGTGCTGGTGGCCCGGGCCGCTCCGGTTCGCGTGCACGGGCGCGAGGTGGGGACCGTCGTGATCCTGATGGATCGCACCGAGCTCGACCACGCGCTGCAGCAGCTTGCCGGCGCCCAGAGCCTGACCGAGGGACTGCGCGCCCAGCAGCACGAGTTCGCGAACACGCTCCACACGCTCGGCGGGCTGCTCGAGCTCGGCGAGACCGACGCGGCGATGCGCATGATCCAGCGCAACGGCGACGGCGGGGCGATCACCCACCTCGACGCGCACGACGGCATCCACGACATCGAGGTAGCCGCGCTCCTCCTCGCCAAGCGGGCGCGGGCGCGCGAGCTCGGCGTGGCGCTGAACGTCACCGCGGACTCCTACCTTCCGGAGGCGGACGGCGGCAGCGCCGACATCGTCACCGTCGTCGGAAACCTCGTCGACAACGCGCTGGACGCGGCGGGGCGCGGGGGTTCCGTGACGCTCCGGGTGATCGAGCGGGACGGTGCGGTCGAGATCGTCGTGGACGACGACGGGCCCGGCATTCCCGCGGATCGGCGGGGGCGCGTGTTCACGCTCGGGTACTCGACGAAGGGCGGCAGCGGCCAGCGGGGCTACGGTCTCACCCTGGTCGCGCGCGTGCTCGAGCGCTCGGGCGGCACGGTCAGCGTGTCCGAATCCGCCGCGGGTGGCGCGCGGTTCGCCGTGCTCCTCCCCCGGCCGGCGGTGGTGTCGGGCAGGGTCTCGAGTGGGGCCGCGTGA
- a CDS encoding Bug family tripartite tricarboxylate transporter substrate binding protein, which yields MTQHPHVSRRLGAFALAGVAALTLAGCTASPSGGGEGGDEPAAISAVDVIAPADPGGGWDQTARAVSQALTEASLVSSAPVSNIGGAGGTVGLASLATETDPNTLMVTGSVMVGAVETNASSVRMEDMTAIARLTEEPLVIVVPADSPYDSVQDFLDAWVEEDSGMAVTGGSAGGIDHVLAGLLLTGGGVEPADIPTSLNYIANSGGGEALTLLLGGQVDAGISGVGEFSQQIEAGELKALAVTSSEPAELLPDAPTLVDEGIDITLTNWRGLLAPGDISDDERVALETLVTDLHESDAWTEVLATNGWTDAFLAGAEFDEFLAEDIATTQETLTTIGLIE from the coding sequence ATGACACAGCACCCGCACGTCTCCCGGCGCCTCGGCGCCTTCGCCCTCGCCGGCGTGGCCGCCCTCACCCTCGCCGGATGCACCGCATCGCCCTCCGGCGGCGGCGAGGGAGGCGATGAGCCCGCCGCCATCTCCGCCGTCGACGTCATCGCCCCGGCCGACCCGGGCGGCGGCTGGGACCAGACCGCGCGCGCCGTGTCGCAGGCGCTGACGGAGGCATCGCTCGTCTCGTCCGCGCCGGTGAGCAACATCGGCGGCGCCGGCGGCACGGTGGGACTCGCATCGCTCGCCACCGAGACCGATCCGAACACCCTCATGGTCACGGGATCCGTCATGGTGGGCGCGGTGGAGACGAACGCGTCGTCCGTCCGGATGGAGGACATGACGGCGATCGCACGTCTCACCGAGGAGCCCCTGGTCATCGTCGTCCCCGCCGACAGCCCCTACGACTCGGTGCAGGACTTCCTCGACGCCTGGGTCGAGGAGGACTCGGGGATGGCCGTGACGGGCGGCTCCGCCGGCGGCATCGACCACGTCCTCGCGGGCCTGCTCCTCACCGGCGGTGGGGTCGAGCCGGCCGACATCCCGACCTCGCTCAACTACATCGCGAACTCCGGTGGCGGCGAGGCGCTCACGCTCCTGCTCGGCGGGCAGGTGGACGCGGGCATCTCGGGCGTCGGCGAGTTCTCCCAGCAGATCGAGGCCGGCGAGCTCAAGGCGCTCGCGGTCACCTCGAGCGAGCCGGCCGAGCTCCTGCCGGACGCCCCGACGCTGGTCGACGAGGGCATCGACATCACGCTCACCAACTGGCGGGGGCTGCTCGCGCCCGGCGACATCTCGGACGACGAGCGTGTCGCGCTCGAGACCCTCGTCACCGACCTGCACGAGAGCGACGCCTGGACGGAGGTGCTCGCCACGAACGGCTGGACCGACGCGTTCCTCGCCGGGGCGGAGTTCGACGAGTTCCTCGCCGAGGACATCGCCACCACGCAGGAGACGCTGACCACGATCGGGCTGATCGAGTGA
- a CDS encoding tripartite tricarboxylate transporter TctB family protein produces the protein MSAPTTGGVAGSAPAPRPRVGELIFVGIVFAFSIVALLMVGAIREPIGSSNVIGARVMPYAVCILLLVTSAAALVTVLRGNVGLPEEGEDVDAEAKTSWRTVILLTLAFASLMVVIPLAGWPIAVTVLFAGASLALGAASWWKALLLGAGLGVLTQLIFGVGLGLSLPPFGTILPGVFGG, from the coding sequence ATGAGCGCTCCCACCACGGGCGGGGTGGCCGGCAGCGCGCCGGCGCCCCGCCCGCGCGTGGGCGAGCTGATCTTCGTCGGCATCGTCTTCGCGTTCTCGATCGTCGCGCTCCTCATGGTCGGCGCGATCCGCGAGCCGATCGGCTCGTCCAACGTGATCGGCGCGCGGGTGATGCCCTACGCCGTCTGCATCCTGCTGCTCGTCACCTCCGCGGCCGCGCTCGTCACCGTGCTGCGCGGGAACGTCGGCCTGCCGGAGGAGGGCGAGGACGTCGACGCCGAGGCGAAGACCTCGTGGCGCACCGTCATTCTGCTCACGCTGGCCTTCGCCTCGCTGATGGTCGTCATCCCGCTCGCAGGCTGGCCGATCGCCGTCACCGTGCTCTTCGCGGGCGCCTCGCTCGCCCTGGGCGCCGCGTCGTGGTGGAAGGCCCTGCTGCTCGGCGCCGGGCTCGGCGTGCTGACGCAGCTCATCTTCGGCGTGGGCCTCGGGCTGTCGCTCCCGCCGTTCGGCACGATCCTTCCGGGGGTGTTCGGTGGATAG
- a CDS encoding tripartite tricarboxylate transporter permease has translation MDSLQLLLDGFATALQPQYLLYSFLGVLLGTAVGVLPGIGPAMTVALLLPLTYTLDVTSAIIMFAGIYYGGMYGGSTTSILLNTPGESASIVTALEGNRMARAGRATAALATAAIGSFIAGTIATALLTLAAPWIADFAVTLGPADYFALMIVAFLTVGALLGGSPVRGLVSLAIGLFVGLVGTDTLTGQQRFTFNIPNLGDGIDVVIVAVGLFAVGEALYVGSRMRHGKLPIIPVSGSWRTWMSKSDWKRSWKPWLRGTAIGFPIGSIPAGGADVATFLSYATEKKLTKEPYRQQFGKGAIEGVAGPEAANNAAAAGVLVPLLTLGLPTTATAAIIISAFQTYGIRPGPLLFDSQPALVWALIASLYIGNVVLVVLNLPLVGMWAKVLQIPRPYLYAGILVFAGLGAYAANFTVFDLGVLLLLGLVGFFMRRHGYPVSPLVVGAILGPMAEEQLRKAMAISQGDPVILVQGLTSQIIYGAMIVLLIGGLWLKRRQRRFEEIDAAAVDTRTIRAVDEDLAKQLGRRD, from the coding sequence GTGGATAGCCTTCAGCTGCTGCTCGACGGTTTCGCGACCGCGCTGCAGCCCCAGTACCTGCTGTACTCGTTCCTCGGCGTGCTCCTCGGCACCGCCGTCGGCGTGCTTCCGGGCATCGGCCCGGCCATGACGGTGGCGCTGCTGCTCCCGCTCACCTACACGCTCGACGTGACCAGCGCGATCATCATGTTCGCCGGCATCTACTACGGCGGCATGTACGGCGGCTCGACCACGTCGATCCTGCTCAACACACCGGGGGAGTCGGCGTCGATCGTCACGGCGCTCGAGGGCAATCGCATGGCTCGCGCCGGTCGCGCGACCGCCGCCCTCGCCACCGCCGCGATCGGCTCGTTCATCGCCGGCACGATCGCCACCGCGCTGCTCACGCTCGCGGCGCCGTGGATCGCGGACTTCGCGGTGACCCTCGGTCCCGCCGACTACTTCGCGCTCATGATCGTCGCGTTCCTCACCGTCGGCGCGCTGCTGGGCGGCTCGCCGGTGCGCGGTCTGGTGTCGCTGGCGATCGGCCTCTTCGTGGGGCTCGTCGGCACCGACACCCTCACCGGTCAGCAGCGTTTCACGTTCAACATCCCGAATCTCGGCGACGGGATCGACGTGGTGATCGTCGCGGTCGGGCTGTTCGCGGTCGGCGAGGCACTGTATGTCGGTTCGCGCATGCGTCACGGCAAGCTCCCGATCATCCCGGTCTCGGGAAGCTGGCGGACGTGGATGTCGAAGTCCGACTGGAAGCGATCGTGGAAACCCTGGCTCCGCGGCACCGCGATCGGCTTCCCGATCGGATCAATCCCGGCGGGCGGTGCGGATGTGGCGACCTTCCTGTCGTACGCGACCGAGAAGAAGCTCACGAAGGAGCCCTACCGGCAGCAGTTCGGCAAGGGCGCGATCGAGGGCGTCGCCGGGCCCGAGGCGGCCAACAACGCCGCAGCCGCGGGCGTCCTCGTGCCGCTTCTCACCCTCGGGCTGCCGACGACCGCCACCGCCGCGATCATCATCAGCGCGTTCCAGACCTACGGCATCCGCCCGGGGCCGTTGCTGTTCGACAGCCAGCCGGCGCTCGTGTGGGCGCTGATCGCGAGCCTCTACATCGGCAACGTCGTGCTCGTCGTGCTGAACCTGCCGCTGGTGGGGATGTGGGCGAAGGTCCTGCAGATCCCGCGTCCGTACCTCTATGCGGGCATCCTGGTGTTTGCCGGCCTCGGCGCGTACGCGGCGAACTTCACCGTGTTCGACCTGGGCGTCCTCCTGCTGCTCGGCCTCGTGGGCTTCTTCATGCGGCGTCACGGATATCCGGTGTCGCCGCTCGTGGTGGGCGCGATCCTCGGCCCGATGGCGGAGGAGCAGCTGCGGAAGGCGATGGCGATCAGCCAGGGCGATCCCGTGATCCTCGTCCAGGGGCTGACGTCGCAGATCATCTACGGCGCGATGATCGTGCTGCTCATCGGCGGTCTGTGGCTGAAACGGCGCCAGCGCCGCTTCGAGGAGATCGATGCCGCGGCCGTCGACACCAGGACGATCCGGGCCGTCGACGAGGACCTGGCGAAGCAGCTGGGGCGCCGCGACTGA
- a CDS encoding DUF7218 family protein, producing MPNPSIKDEELYEKLRDEGNSPEKAARISNAAARDGRKKVGKRGGNAEDYEERTVGELRDRAKELGIEGVSKLRKGELIDRLRNH from the coding sequence ATGCCGAACCCGAGCATCAAGGACGAGGAGCTGTACGAGAAGCTCCGTGACGAGGGCAACTCGCCCGAGAAGGCCGCGCGCATCTCCAACGCCGCGGCCCGCGACGGCCGCAAGAAGGTCGGCAAGCGCGGCGGCAACGCCGAGGACTACGAGGAGCGCACGGTCGGCGAGCTGCGCGACCGGGCGAAGGAACTGGGCATCGAGGGCGTGTCGAAGCTCCGCAAGGGCGAGCTGATCGACCGCCTGCGCAACCACTGA